From Domibacillus sp. DTU_2020_1001157_1_SI_ALB_TIR_016, a single genomic window includes:
- a CDS encoding prepilin-type N-terminal cleavage/methylation domain-containing protein produces the protein MTKKSRNCQAGVTLLELLVSLTILSILLLSITRFFFQAGTFNTVNESRTVALNVARNALMFMEKQSFVEMRYTFENPGTKKWIKMCPDDQGEKVYTLQSSAADKSDCSNISVNDGAYEVTVTSNTVNEETKKYYIPVTVKVRWKENEPEVEIDGTIKSEDMR, from the coding sequence GTGACGAAAAAGAGCAGAAATTGTCAGGCGGGGGTCACATTGTTGGAACTATTAGTATCACTGACGATCTTAAGTATCCTTTTACTTTCCATCACCCGCTTCTTTTTCCAAGCTGGGACATTTAACACTGTTAATGAAAGCAGAACCGTTGCTTTGAACGTAGCCCGTAATGCTCTCATGTTTATGGAAAAGCAGTCCTTTGTTGAAATGAGATACACATTTGAAAACCCAGGTACCAAAAAATGGATTAAAATGTGTCCCGATGATCAGGGAGAAAAGGTGTACACTCTTCAATCAAGTGCGGCAGATAAATCGGATTGCAGCAACATTTCTGTAAACGATGGAGCGTATGAAGTGACCGTTACATCCAACACTGTTAACGAGGAAACAAAAAAATATTATATCCCTGTAACAGTTAAAGTGAGGTGGAAAGAAAATGAGCCGGAAGTGGAAATCGATGGGACGATTAAAAGCGAGGATATGCGATGA
- a CDS encoding PilW family protein: protein MSRKWKSMGRLKARICDERGLTLMELLAVITVLAIVGSVLTSTLVTGQKIYMKQTAETQFREDADYVTTRIMNELYSIPFDEVMTCKNTTAVSGTDTSCIKMIDNTDTSFNAVQNANQASATDYYYDPVRTNKSIANETTISIIDEQVQIEQTEIENGQSAITRTEILKVPSSFQVNSDGSPSFELAACSAETETGTCQSGTIKLLFTLGSDRTTEKLQLESRFGF from the coding sequence ATGAGCCGGAAGTGGAAATCGATGGGACGATTAAAAGCGAGGATATGCGATGAACGCGGCCTCACACTGATGGAGCTTTTAGCGGTGATCACCGTTTTGGCTATCGTCGGATCTGTTTTAACAAGCACCCTTGTAACCGGCCAGAAAATTTATATGAAGCAAACGGCAGAAACCCAATTTCGTGAAGACGCCGACTATGTGACTACTCGAATCATGAATGAATTGTATTCCATCCCTTTTGATGAAGTGATGACTTGTAAAAACACAACGGCTGTGTCCGGCACTGATACGTCCTGTATTAAAATGATTGATAACACAGATACCTCTTTTAATGCCGTTCAAAATGCGAATCAGGCAAGCGCAACCGATTACTATTACGATCCGGTCCGCACAAACAAAAGCATTGCGAATGAAACAACAATTTCTATTATCGATGAGCAAGTGCAGATTGAGCAGACGGAAATAGAAAATGGCCAAAGTGCTATAACCCGTACAGAAATTTTAAAAGTGCCTTCAAGTTTTCAAGTTAACAGCGACGGCAGCCCCAGCTTTGAGCTTGCTGCCTGTTCGGCAGAAACAGAAACCGGCACCTGCCAAAGTGGAACGATCAAGCTTTTATTTACACTTGGCAGTGATCGAACAACAGAAAAACTGCAGCTGGAAAGTAGGTTTGGATTTTAA